From Oncorhynchus clarkii lewisi isolate Uvic-CL-2024 chromosome 26, UVic_Ocla_1.0, whole genome shotgun sequence, the proteins below share one genomic window:
- the LOC139385139 gene encoding D-glucuronyl C5-epimerase B-like, with protein MRCLAARVNYKTLIVICALFTLLTMLLWNRCSSDTALRFLPRAPPPPPSAKGGDASISSQQQPPQPPEPPPIVGGAAGIKYEEMDCLINDDVTIKGRRDGAEVYFPFSWLEKYFEVYGKVVQYDGYERFEFQHSYSKVYAQREPYHPDGVFMSFEAYNVEVRDRVKCISGVEGESKPLRRQH; from the coding sequence ATGCGTTGCCTGGCGGCCCGGGTCAACTACAAGACCCTGATCGTCATCTGCGCCCTCTTCACCCTCCTCACCATGCTTCTGTGGAACCGCTGCTCCAGCGATACCGCCCTGCGCTTCCTCCCGCGGGCCCCGCCGCCACCCCCCAGCGCCAAGGGGGGCGACGCCAGCATTAGCAGCCAGCAGCAGCCCCCGCAGCCCCCGGAGCCGCCGCCCATAGTAGGCGGAGCTGCCGGCATCAAGTACGAAGAGATGGACTGCCTGATTAACGACGACGTCACGATAAAGGGTCGTCGGGACGGTGCTGAAGTGTACTTCCCTTTCAGCTGGCTGGAGAAGTACTTTGAGGTGTACGGCAAGGTGGTGCAGTACGACGGTTACGAGCGCTTTGAGTTCCAGCACAGCTACTCCAAGGTGTACGCGCAGCGCGAGCCCTACCACCCGGACGGCGTCTTCATGTCCTTCGAGGCATACAACGTGGAGGTGCGCGACCGCGTCAAGTGCATCAGTGGAGTGGAAGGTGAGTCGAAGCCCTTGAGGCGCCAACATTGA